One stretch of Streptomyces sp. R21 DNA includes these proteins:
- a CDS encoding GH92 family glycosyl hydrolase codes for MRFRPSSVLLAVVLTAGSALPALAAPAAAPPDPVRDPTPYVDPLIGTRNGGNVFPGAVVPFGMLSWSPENTRGDATRTAAPGGYQYDATRIRGFSLTHMSGTDCAGGSGDIPFFPYAGDVTSSPASDTKDAVYAADFKHTDETAEPGHYKVGLSSGVTADLTATARTGSGRFTFPADKPASLLIRAANSEVGSTTSDLRIDPATRTVSGSVTSGNFCGHLDPEGRRAYYTLHFTARFDRDFKATGTWQDDRLSPGSTEASGGTGGFAQGGRPVAGKGAGGYVEFAPGADPVNVKVGISYVSRAGAEANLAAENPPNRSFDAVREAARRAWRDRLGAIGVGGGTEAERTTFYTALYHSLLHPNVISDADRRYRGSDDRVHVVSRGHRAQYGTFSGWDVYRSQVQLLTLLDPRTGSDIAQSLLELARQNGGVWDRWLHGASGTHVMNGDPSAPALAGIRAFGGTGFDLRGALDSLVKAATVPTAQDLSSAGKPVLSVGQRPSLDKYMEHHYMPSVSNAWGGAAETLEMSGADFAISQLARAAGEKSTAAIFAKRSQWWQNNFNIAADPTGGYIAGRKADGSWVTGFTPATGNGFVEGTAAQYTWMVQHNPAGLFAAMGGRDKATARLDAFFHNADGSWAFSGSGGDKSELDNEPSVNVPYLYAYAGAPFKTQETVRAAMGKLWSTQAGGIPGNDDLGEMSSWYVFSALGMYPQVPSRPELTLASPLFPRVEINRPGGKGIHIRATGAAAGSPYIQALKLNGRTSDRPWLPASFVRDGGTLDYTLSGTPNRTWGTDAADAPPSFRAGEQPYQIGVGPTAATLAPGGSTKIRIRALALSGGTGPEVRFRVQTPDGVTATPAEGTVTDGSQEITLTAADSAEQGFHDVKVTVTSDGTSYEQPVALTVAAPGSLLAAYDNTGISDDDGEHDEADFDGGGWSYSRQALAAAGLTSGKHGTVSGGLAFVWPDSPSGRPDNASATSQLIELPTPATQLSFVGSAVNGNQATKAMVTYTDGSTDAVDLSFTDWTVGGGGGTVQYGNEVVAKAAYRNVAGADKDPVATYVFATRPFTAPAGRIISSVKLPDNADLHVFTLAVN; via the coding sequence ATGCGTTTCCGTCCGTCATCCGTGCTGCTCGCCGTCGTTCTGACAGCCGGCAGCGCCCTCCCGGCTCTGGCCGCACCCGCGGCCGCCCCACCGGACCCGGTCCGGGACCCCACTCCGTACGTCGACCCGCTCATCGGCACCAGGAACGGCGGCAATGTCTTCCCCGGCGCCGTCGTGCCGTTCGGCATGCTCTCCTGGAGCCCCGAGAACACCCGCGGCGACGCGACGCGTACGGCGGCCCCGGGTGGCTACCAGTACGACGCCACCCGCATCCGGGGCTTCAGCCTGACCCACATGTCCGGCACGGACTGCGCGGGCGGCAGCGGCGACATCCCGTTCTTCCCGTACGCCGGTGACGTCACCTCCTCCCCGGCGAGCGACACGAAGGACGCCGTGTACGCCGCGGACTTCAAGCACACCGACGAGACCGCGGAGCCCGGCCACTACAAGGTGGGGCTCTCCTCGGGGGTCACCGCCGACCTCACGGCGACCGCACGCACCGGTTCGGGCCGCTTCACCTTCCCCGCCGACAAGCCTGCCTCGCTGCTGATCCGCGCAGCCAACTCCGAGGTGGGCTCCACGACTTCGGACCTCCGCATCGACCCGGCGACCCGCACGGTCTCCGGCTCCGTCACCTCGGGGAACTTCTGCGGCCACCTCGACCCCGAAGGCCGACGCGCCTACTACACCCTCCACTTCACCGCCCGCTTCGACCGTGACTTCAAGGCGACCGGCACCTGGCAGGACGACAGGCTGAGCCCGGGCTCCACCGAGGCGAGCGGCGGCACCGGCGGGTTCGCGCAGGGCGGCCGTCCCGTCGCGGGCAAGGGCGCCGGCGGCTACGTGGAGTTCGCGCCCGGCGCGGATCCCGTGAACGTCAAGGTCGGGATCTCGTACGTCAGTCGGGCGGGCGCGGAGGCGAACCTCGCGGCAGAGAACCCGCCGAACAGATCCTTCGACGCCGTCCGCGAGGCCGCCCGCAGGGCCTGGCGCGACCGGCTGGGCGCCATCGGGGTCGGCGGCGGCACGGAGGCCGAGCGCACCACCTTCTACACGGCGCTCTACCACTCCCTCCTGCACCCGAACGTCATCAGCGACGCCGACCGCAGATACCGGGGAAGCGACGACAGGGTGCACGTCGTGAGCCGCGGTCACCGGGCGCAGTACGGCACCTTCTCCGGCTGGGACGTCTACCGCTCCCAGGTCCAGCTGCTGACCCTGCTCGATCCGCGCACCGGCTCGGACATCGCGCAGTCGCTCCTCGAACTCGCCCGGCAGAACGGGGGAGTCTGGGACCGCTGGCTGCACGGTGCGAGCGGCACGCATGTGATGAACGGCGATCCCTCGGCGCCCGCCCTCGCCGGCATCAGGGCCTTCGGCGGCACCGGCTTCGACCTGCGCGGCGCGCTGGATTCGCTGGTGAAGGCGGCGACGGTACCGACAGCCCAGGATCTGTCGTCGGCGGGCAAGCCGGTGCTGTCCGTGGGCCAACGCCCGTCCCTGGACAAGTACATGGAGCACCACTACATGCCGTCCGTCTCCAACGCCTGGGGCGGCGCGGCGGAGACCCTCGAAATGTCGGGCGCCGATTTCGCGATCTCCCAACTCGCCCGCGCGGCAGGGGAGAAGAGCACGGCGGCGATCTTCGCCAAGCGGTCCCAGTGGTGGCAGAACAACTTCAACATCGCCGCCGACCCGACCGGCGGCTACATCGCGGGCCGCAAGGCCGACGGCAGCTGGGTCACCGGCTTCACCCCGGCCACCGGCAACGGGTTCGTCGAGGGCACGGCCGCCCAGTACACCTGGATGGTGCAGCACAACCCGGCCGGACTCTTCGCGGCGATGGGTGGCCGCGACAAGGCGACGGCCCGCCTGGACGCCTTCTTCCACAACGCCGACGGCAGCTGGGCCTTCTCGGGCAGCGGCGGCGACAAGTCCGAGCTGGACAACGAGCCCTCGGTGAACGTGCCCTACCTGTACGCCTACGCGGGTGCCCCCTTCAAGACGCAGGAGACGGTCCGCGCGGCGATGGGCAAGCTCTGGTCGACGCAAGCAGGCGGCATCCCCGGCAACGACGACCTCGGTGAGATGTCGTCCTGGTACGTCTTCTCCGCGCTCGGCATGTACCCCCAGGTGCCGTCCCGACCCGAACTCACCCTGGCCTCACCGCTGTTCCCCCGAGTCGAGATCAACCGCCCCGGCGGCAAGGGCATCCACATCCGCGCGACGGGAGCCGCCGCGGGCTCCCCGTACATCCAGGCGCTCAAGCTCAACGGCCGTACCAGTGACCGCCCTTGGCTCCCCGCCTCCTTCGTCCGCGACGGCGGCACCCTCGACTACACGCTCTCCGGCACCCCGAACCGCACCTGGGGCACCGACGCGGCCGACGCCCCGCCGTCCTTCCGTGCGGGCGAGCAGCCGTACCAGATCGGTGTGGGGCCGACGGCGGCGACGCTCGCGCCCGGCGGCAGCACGAAGATCCGCATCCGTGCGCTCGCGCTGAGCGGCGGCACCGGGCCCGAGGTCCGCTTCCGGGTGCAGACCCCGGACGGCGTGACCGCGACCCCCGCCGAGGGCACGGTGACCGACGGCTCCCAGGAGATCACCCTGACCGCCGCGGACAGCGCCGAACAGGGCTTCCACGACGTCAAGGTCACCGTCACGTCCGACGGCACGTCGTACGAGCAGCCGGTCGCCCTCACCGTCGCGGCCCCCGGCTCGCTGCTCGCCGCGTACGACAACACGGGGATCTCGGACGACGACGGTGAGCACGACGAGGCCGACTTCGACGGCGGCGGCTGGAGCTACTCCCGTCAGGCCCTCGCCGCCGCGGGCCTGACCTCCGGCAAGCACGGCACGGTGTCCGGCGGCCTCGCCTTCGTCTGGCCCGACTCGCCGTCGGGCCGCCCCGACAATGCCTCGGCGACCTCTCAGCTCATCGAACTGCCCACGCCCGCCACGCAGTTGAGCTTCGTCGGCAGTGCGGTCAACGGCAACCAGGCGACCAAGGCGATGGTCACCTACACCGACGGCAGTACGGACGCCGTCGACCTCTCCTTCACCGACTGGACCGTCGGCGGCGGAGGCGGCACCGTCCAGTACGGCAACGAGGTTGTCGCCAAGGCCGCGTACCGCAATGTCGCGGGCGCCGACAAGGACCCGGTCGCCACGTACGTCTTCGCGACCAGGCCGTTCACGGCTCCGGCGGGCAGGATCATCAGCAGCGTGAAACTGCCGGACAACGCGGACCTGCACGTCTTCACTCTCGCCGTGAACTGA
- a CDS encoding lytic polysaccharide monooxygenase — translation MHLTIPRLPSPSRTRRRALLLVLLALLTTVPALGLVVTAGGRAAAHGTPMKPGSRTFLCWRDGLTDTGEIKPVNPACKAAQQVSGTTPFYNWFSVLRSDGAGRTRGFVPDGELCSGGNPNFTGFNLPRNDWPLTHLTSGATVDFSYNAWAAHPGWFYVYVTKDGYDPTKALTWNDMEDQPFLSVDHPPLNGTPGTVEANYSWSGKLPAGKSGRHIIYMVWQRSDSAETFYSCSDVVFDGGNGEVTGIHDPGNPTDPVPGECSATRRTTNSWNGGYQAEVTVKNTGDVPMLGWMVDWTLPSGQSVASLWNGNATYNGQEVMVHNADWNGSLSPGGTSTFGYVVQGSGDDPSTTLPCRVG, via the coding sequence ATGCACTTAACAATTCCGCGATTACCGTCACCTTCCCGCACCCGCCGCAGGGCCCTTCTGCTCGTCCTGCTGGCCCTGCTCACCACCGTCCCGGCCCTCGGTCTGGTGGTCACCGCCGGCGGCCGCGCGGCAGCCCACGGCACCCCCATGAAGCCCGGCAGCCGTACATTCCTGTGCTGGCGCGACGGACTCACCGACACCGGTGAGATCAAGCCCGTCAACCCGGCCTGCAAAGCGGCGCAGCAGGTCAGCGGCACCACGCCGTTCTACAACTGGTTCTCGGTGCTTCGCTCCGACGGCGCCGGCCGCACCCGCGGCTTCGTGCCCGACGGGGAGCTGTGCAGCGGCGGCAACCCCAACTTCACGGGCTTCAACCTCCCGCGCAACGACTGGCCGCTCACCCACCTGACCTCGGGCGCGACCGTCGACTTCTCCTACAACGCCTGGGCCGCGCACCCGGGTTGGTTCTACGTCTACGTCACCAAGGACGGCTATGACCCGACGAAGGCGCTCACCTGGAACGACATGGAGGACCAGCCGTTCCTGAGCGTCGACCACCCGCCGCTCAACGGCACACCGGGCACGGTCGAGGCCAACTACTCCTGGAGCGGCAAGCTCCCGGCCGGCAAGTCGGGCCGCCACATCATCTACATGGTCTGGCAGCGCTCCGACAGCGCGGAGACCTTCTACTCCTGCTCCGACGTCGTCTTCGACGGCGGCAACGGTGAGGTGACGGGCATTCACGACCCGGGCAACCCGACCGATCCCGTGCCCGGCGAGTGCTCCGCCACCCGTCGTACGACCAACAGCTGGAACGGCGGCTATCAGGCCGAGGTGACCGTCAAGAACACCGGCGACGTGCCCATGCTCGGCTGGATGGTCGACTGGACGCTGCCGAGCGGGCAGTCGGTGGCCAGCCTGTGGAACGGGAACGCGACCTACAACGGTCAGGAGGTGATGGTGCACAACGCCGACTGGAACGGGTCGCTGAGTCCCGGCGGCACCTCGACGTTCGGCTACGTCGTCCAGGGCTCGGGTGACGATCCGTCAACGACGCTTCCCTGTCGGGTCGGTTGA
- a CDS encoding sensor histidine kinase, producing MSARHSGRRLRARLGGRSLRTRLLVFVGATLVAVCAALALTTIFAQRAYLLGNLDERVTDAAERSQGGLQRREGQESDTDLGFLNERGQAVGTLAARFDDGHISAAEVVTRDGGQQVLSSRQRAALAGVTTDGTLHTLTVPGLGTYRVTALAGDGVPVLAGLPMDDVQDMISGLVVVEAVVAAVGLTAAGFVCVVVIRRQLRPLGRVAATAVEVSRSPLGHGEVTALTRVPDRDTDPGSEAGQVGAALNRMIDHVESSLAERQRGEEEMRRSEERMRRFLADASHELRTPLASIAGYAELMNRGTERIEPDLAWRRVLAESARMTGLVEDLLLLARLDEGRSLRSAEVDLASLVAEAVWDARAAGEGYNWQLALLLDTPALVVGDEARLHQVVANLLANARMHTPVGTTVIASVEATDTHCVIRVRDDGPGIPPALLPTVFERFTRADASRSRTTGREGGSGLGLAIAEAITTAHGGRIHVESVPGRTEFTIALPATGDSGRPSPACTSTASV from the coding sequence ATGAGCGCCCGGCACTCCGGCCGCCGGCTGCGGGCCCGGCTGGGCGGGCGGTCCCTGCGCACCCGGTTGCTGGTCTTCGTCGGCGCCACGCTGGTCGCCGTCTGCGCCGCCCTGGCGCTCACCACGATCTTCGCCCAACGCGCCTATCTGCTGGGCAACCTGGACGAGCGCGTCACCGACGCGGCCGAGCGCAGCCAGGGCGGTCTGCAGCGCCGGGAGGGCCAGGAGTCCGACACCGACCTCGGGTTCCTGAACGAGCGGGGGCAGGCCGTGGGCACGCTGGCCGCCCGGTTCGACGACGGGCACATCAGCGCCGCCGAGGTCGTCACCCGGGACGGCGGCCAGCAGGTGCTGAGCAGCCGTCAGCGGGCGGCCCTCGCGGGCGTCACCACCGACGGCACCCTGCACACGCTCACCGTCCCGGGCCTCGGCACCTACCGCGTGACCGCCCTGGCGGGCGACGGCGTACCCGTCCTCGCCGGGCTCCCGATGGACGACGTACAGGACATGATCAGCGGCCTGGTCGTGGTCGAGGCCGTGGTGGCCGCCGTGGGCCTGACGGCCGCGGGCTTCGTCTGCGTCGTCGTCATCCGGCGCCAGCTGCGCCCGCTGGGCCGGGTCGCCGCCACCGCCGTCGAGGTGTCCCGCTCCCCGCTCGGCCACGGCGAGGTCACCGCGCTGACCCGGGTGCCCGACCGCGACACCGACCCGGGCAGCGAGGCGGGCCAGGTCGGTGCCGCGCTCAACCGGATGATCGACCACGTGGAGTCCTCGCTCGCGGAGCGGCAGCGGGGCGAGGAGGAGATGCGCCGCAGCGAGGAACGGATGCGGCGCTTCCTCGCCGACGCCAGCCACGAACTCCGTACGCCGCTCGCCTCCATCGCCGGATACGCGGAACTCATGAACCGGGGCACCGAACGGATCGAACCGGACCTGGCCTGGCGCCGTGTCCTGGCCGAGTCGGCGCGGATGACCGGGCTCGTCGAGGATCTGCTGCTGCTTGCCCGGCTCGACGAGGGGCGGTCGCTGCGGTCCGCCGAGGTGGATCTCGCCTCGCTCGTCGCGGAGGCGGTGTGGGACGCGCGGGCCGCGGGGGAGGGGTACAACTGGCAGCTGGCGCTGCTGCTCGACACCCCGGCGCTGGTCGTCGGCGACGAGGCCCGGCTGCACCAGGTGGTGGCCAACCTGTTGGCCAACGCTCGTATGCACACACCTGTTGGCACGACGGTCATCGCCTCGGTGGAGGCGACGGACACGCACTGTGTCATCCGCGTACGGGACGACGGCCCGGGCATCCCGCCCGCGCTCCTCCCCACGGTCTTCGAACGCTTCACCCGCGCCGACGCGTCGCGCTCCCGCACCACGGGCCGGGAGGGCGGCTCGGGCCTGGGCCTCGCCATCGCCGAGGCGATCACGACAGCGCACGGTGGCCGCATCCACGTGGAGAGCGTCCCCGGCCGCACGGAGTTCACGATCGCGCTGCCGGCGACGGGCGACTCCGGCCGGCCGTCGCCCGCGTGTACGTCGACGGCGTCCGTCTGA
- a CDS encoding DNA-binding response regulator — translation MSGTRSDRVRVLIVDDEPTLTELLSVAVTEAGWRPYPAADGHSAPHLAVLGDLVLAEETREVHRDGTAIQLTAKEFELLGLLLSHPRQVLSKARILAHVWSSSFDAGGNLVEVYISSLRRKIDKGRAPMIHTVRGVGYAIRPPEDGR, via the coding sequence ATGTCCGGCACCCGAAGCGATCGTGTCCGTGTCCTGATCGTCGACGACGAGCCCACGCTCACCGAGCTGCTGTCCGTGGCCGTCACCGAGGCGGGCTGGCGGCCCTACCCGGCGGCGGACGGACACAGCGCGCCGCACTTGGCCGTGCTCGGCGATCTCGTACTGGCCGAGGAGACCCGCGAAGTACACCGCGACGGTACGGCGATCCAGCTCACCGCCAAGGAGTTCGAGCTGCTCGGCCTGCTGCTGAGCCACCCCCGCCAGGTGCTGAGCAAGGCCCGGATCCTGGCCCATGTGTGGAGCAGCTCCTTCGACGCCGGCGGGAACCTCGTCGAGGTGTACATCTCCAGCCTGCGCCGGAAGATCGACAAGGGGCGCGCGCCGATGATCCACACCGTGCGCGGGGTCGGGTACGCCATCAGGCCGCCGGAGGACGGGAGATGA
- the acnA gene encoding aconitate hydratase AcnA gives MSANSFDARSTLQVGDESYEIFRLDKVEGSARLPYSLKVLLENLLRTEDGANITADHIRALGGWDSQAQPSQEIQFTPARVIMQDFTGVPCVVDLATMREAVKELGGDPAKVNPLSPAELVIDHSVIADKFGTNDAFAQNVELEYGRNKERYQFLRWGQTAFDDFKVVPPGTGIVHQVNIEHLARTVMVRGGQAYPDTLVGTDSHTTMVNGLGVLGWGVGGIEAEAAMLGQPVSMLIPRVVGFKLTGELKPGTTATDLVLTITEMLRKHGVVGKFVEFYGEGVAATSLANRATIGNMSPEFGSTAAIFPIDGETIKYLKLTGRDAQQLALVEAYAKEQGLWLDPAAEPDFSEKLELDLSTVVPSIAGPKRPQDRIVLANAAQQFALDVRNYVDEDDEAGKESFPASDAPASTNGVPTRPTLVTAPDGSTYEIDHGAVTVAAITSCTNTSNPYVMVAAALVAKKAVEKGLTRKPWVKTTLAPGSKVVTDYFDKAGLTPYLDKVGFNLVGYGCTTCIGNSGPLPEEVSKAVNEHDLAVTSVLSGNRNFEGRINPDVKMNYLASPPLVVAYALAGSMKVDITKDALGTDQDGKPVFLADIWPSEAEVNDVVANAIGEDMFNKSYADVFAGDAQWQALPIPTGNTFEWDAESTYVRKPPYFEGMTMETTPVSDIAGARVLAKLGDSVTTDHISPAGAIKADTPAGKYLTEHGVERRDFNSYGSRRGNHEVMIRGTFANIRLRNQIAPGTEGGFTRDFTQADAPVSFIYDASRNYIEQGIPLAILAGKEYGSGSSRDWAAKGTALLGVKAVIAESYERIHRSNLIGMGVLPLQFPEGATAETLGLTGEETFSFTGVEELNNGTTPRTVKVTTDTGVEFDAVVRIDTPGEADYYRNGGIMQYVLRSLIRK, from the coding sequence GTGTCGGCGAACAGCTTCGACGCCCGCAGCACGCTGCAGGTGGGCGACGAGTCGTACGAGATCTTCCGGCTGGACAAGGTGGAAGGCTCGGCTCGCCTTCCGTACAGCCTGAAGGTGCTGCTGGAGAACCTGCTCCGCACGGAGGACGGCGCGAACATCACCGCCGACCACATCCGGGCCCTCGGAGGCTGGGACTCGCAGGCGCAGCCCAGCCAGGAGATCCAGTTCACGCCCGCCCGCGTGATCATGCAGGACTTCACCGGCGTGCCCTGCGTCGTGGACCTCGCCACCATGCGCGAGGCCGTCAAGGAGCTCGGCGGCGACCCGGCGAAGGTCAACCCGCTCTCCCCGGCCGAGCTGGTCATCGACCACTCCGTCATCGCCGACAAGTTCGGCACCAACGACGCGTTCGCGCAGAACGTCGAGCTGGAGTACGGCCGCAACAAGGAGCGCTACCAGTTCCTGCGCTGGGGCCAGACCGCCTTCGACGACTTCAAGGTCGTCCCGCCGGGCACCGGCATCGTCCACCAGGTGAACATCGAGCACCTCGCTCGTACGGTCATGGTCCGGGGCGGTCAGGCCTACCCCGACACCCTGGTCGGCACCGACTCGCACACCACGATGGTCAACGGCCTGGGCGTCCTGGGCTGGGGCGTCGGCGGCATCGAGGCCGAGGCCGCGATGCTCGGCCAGCCGGTCTCGATGCTCATCCCGCGCGTCGTCGGCTTCAAGCTGACCGGTGAGCTCAAGCCGGGCACGACCGCCACCGACCTGGTGCTCACGATCACCGAGATGCTGCGTAAGCACGGCGTCGTCGGCAAGTTCGTCGAGTTCTACGGCGAGGGTGTCGCCGCCACCTCGCTCGCCAACCGCGCCACCATCGGCAACATGTCGCCGGAGTTCGGCTCCACGGCCGCGATCTTCCCGATCGACGGCGAGACCATCAAGTACCTGAAGCTGACGGGCCGCGACGCCCAGCAGCTCGCGCTCGTCGAGGCGTACGCCAAGGAGCAGGGCCTCTGGCTCGACCCGGCCGCCGAGCCCGACTTCTCCGAGAAGCTGGAGCTGGACCTCTCGACGGTCGTCCCGTCGATCGCCGGCCCGAAGCGCCCGCAGGACCGCATCGTCCTCGCGAACGCCGCGCAGCAGTTCGCGCTGGACGTCCGCAACTACGTGGACGAGGACGACGAGGCGGGCAAGGAGTCCTTCCCGGCCTCCGACGCCCCGGCCTCCACCAACGGTGTGCCGACCCGCCCGACCCTGGTCACGGCCCCCGACGGCTCGACCTACGAGATCGACCACGGTGCGGTGACGGTCGCGGCCATCACCTCCTGCACCAACACCTCGAACCCGTACGTCATGGTCGCCGCCGCGCTCGTCGCGAAGAAGGCCGTGGAGAAGGGCCTGACCCGCAAGCCGTGGGTCAAGACCACCCTCGCCCCGGGCTCCAAGGTCGTCACCGACTACTTCGACAAGGCGGGGCTCACCCCCTACCTCGACAAGGTCGGCTTCAACCTCGTCGGCTACGGCTGCACCACCTGCATCGGCAACTCGGGCCCGCTGCCCGAGGAGGTCTCGAAGGCGGTCAACGAGCACGACCTGGCGGTCACGTCGGTCCTCTCCGGCAACCGCAACTTCGAGGGCCGGATCAACCCCGACGTCAAGATGAACTACCTGGCCTCCCCGCCGCTGGTCGTCGCGTACGCCCTCGCGGGATCCATGAAGGTGGACATCACCAAGGACGCGCTCGGCACCGACCAGGACGGCAAGCCGGTCTTCCTGGCCGACATCTGGCCCTCCGAGGCCGAGGTCAACGACGTCGTGGCGAACGCCATCGGCGAGGACATGTTCAACAAGTCCTACGCCGACGTCTTCGCGGGCGACGCCCAGTGGCAGGCGCTGCCGATCCCGACCGGCAACACCTTCGAGTGGGACGCGGAGTCGACGTACGTCCGCAAGCCCCCCTACTTCGAGGGCATGACGATGGAGACCACCCCGGTCTCCGACATCGCCGGCGCGCGCGTCCTCGCCAAGCTGGGCGACTCGGTCACCACCGACCACATCTCCCCGGCCGGTGCGATCAAGGCCGACACCCCGGCGGGCAAGTACCTGACGGAGCACGGCGTCGAGCGCCGCGACTTCAACTCGTACGGCTCCCGTCGCGGTAACCACGAGGTCATGATCCGCGGCACGTTCGCCAACATCCGCCTGCGCAACCAGATCGCGCCGGGCACCGAGGGCGGCTTCACCCGCGACTTCACCCAGGCCGACGCGCCGGTGTCGTTCATCTACGACGCCTCGCGCAACTACATCGAGCAGGGCATCCCGCTGGCCATCCTGGCCGGCAAGGAATACGGCTCCGGCTCGTCCCGCGACTGGGCCGCCAAGGGCACCGCGCTGCTCGGCGTCAAGGCCGTCATCGCCGAGTCGTACGAGCGCATCCACCGCTCGAACCTCATCGGCATGGGCGTCCTGCCGCTCCAGTTCCCGGAGGGCGCGACCGCCGAGACCCTCGGCCTGACCGGCGAGGAGACCTTCTCCTTCACCGGCGTCGAGGAGCTGAACAACGGCACCACCCCGCGCACGGTCAAGGTCACCACCGACACCGGTGTCGAGTTCGACGCGGTCGTCCGCATCGACACCCCCGGTGAGGCGGACTACTACCGCAACGGCGGCATCATGCAGTACGTGCTGCGCAGCCTGATCCGCAAGTAG
- a CDS encoding ester cyclase: protein MNAPAQELEFPGADRPLPDAALRAKREELIARHALAEFAQDVDGVLATFARGARYIMMPFDEVLLDGDDAVRGYFDELHRAFPDMDHELIKFHHAPDAVFLEGRIAGTQAADWRGIPNRGKRMSLDVLTIFHFDGEVLVDETTYYDEATLAKQLA from the coding sequence ATGAACGCGCCCGCACAGGAGCTGGAGTTCCCCGGAGCCGACCGGCCGCTGCCCGACGCCGCGCTGCGCGCGAAGCGTGAGGAGCTGATCGCGCGGCACGCGCTGGCCGAGTTCGCGCAGGATGTGGACGGTGTGCTGGCCACGTTCGCCCGCGGCGCCCGTTACATCATGATGCCGTTCGACGAGGTGCTCCTCGACGGCGACGACGCGGTGCGCGGCTACTTCGACGAACTGCACCGGGCCTTCCCCGACATGGACCACGAGCTGATCAAGTTCCACCACGCCCCCGACGCGGTGTTCCTGGAGGGCCGGATCGCCGGCACCCAGGCAGCCGACTGGCGCGGCATCCCCAACCGCGGCAAGCGGATGTCCCTGGACGTGCTGACCATCTTCCACTTCGACGGCGAGGTCCTGGTCGACGAGACCACGTACTACGACGAGGCGACCCTCGCGAAGCAGCTGGCCTGA
- a CDS encoding SDR family oxidoreductase, whose translation MTVDFTRPEQPTAGSPLDGRHTVVIGGSSGIGLAVAEAVIRRGGRVTIGSRNKEKLAAAEQELGDAARGLVVDIGDEESVRDFFAEAGPLDHLVCSAGDIAMGPVAQIDLAQARHSMDTKFFGQLLSVRHALPGLAADGSVVLMSGTAGWLTGPGLGVVAAANLAVHALGRVLVRELAPIRVNMVAPGVIDTPYWDPYDPAVRDQVFADASQSNPVGRVGQPEEVAHAVMCLLENAFANGVTLPVDGGLQLAG comes from the coding sequence ATGACAGTCGATTTCACCCGTCCCGAACAGCCCACCGCCGGGAGTCCGCTGGACGGCCGCCACACCGTGGTGATCGGCGGATCGTCCGGGATAGGCCTCGCGGTGGCCGAGGCGGTGATCCGGCGAGGGGGCCGCGTCACCATCGGATCGCGGAACAAGGAGAAGCTGGCCGCGGCCGAACAGGAGCTAGGCGACGCCGCCCGCGGCCTGGTCGTGGACATCGGCGACGAGGAGTCGGTGCGTGACTTCTTCGCCGAGGCCGGACCCCTCGACCACCTGGTCTGCTCGGCCGGCGACATCGCCATGGGCCCGGTCGCGCAGATCGATCTCGCGCAGGCACGCCACTCGATGGACACGAAGTTCTTCGGCCAGCTGCTGAGCGTGCGTCACGCACTGCCCGGACTCGCGGCCGACGGCTCGGTGGTGCTGATGTCCGGCACGGCCGGCTGGCTCACCGGGCCCGGTCTCGGCGTCGTCGCCGCCGCTAACCTCGCCGTGCACGCGCTGGGCCGCGTGCTGGTCCGGGAGCTGGCGCCGATCCGGGTCAACATGGTGGCCCCCGGCGTCATCGACACGCCGTACTGGGACCCGTACGACCCCGCGGTGCGCGACCAGGTCTTCGCGGACGCGTCGCAGAGCAACCCGGTCGGCCGGGTCGGCCAACCGGAGGAGGTGGCCCACGCGGTGATGTGCCTGCTGGAGAACGCGTTCGCCAACGGGGTCACGCTTCCCGTGGACGGGGGCCTGCAGCTCGCCGGATGA
- a CDS encoding DUF4236 domain-containing protein, with product MPLTFRKSFRILPGVRLNINKGSWSLTTGSGRGPRHTRSSSGRRTTSMDLPGPFGWRRTRSTRHH from the coding sequence ATGCCGCTCACGTTCCGCAAGAGCTTCCGAATTCTTCCCGGAGTACGGCTGAACATCAACAAAGGTTCCTGGTCCCTCACCACCGGCAGCGGGCGCGGCCCGCGACACACGCGCAGCAGTTCAGGACGTCGTACGACATCGATGGATTTGCCCGGACCTTTCGGATGGCGCCGCACCCGTAGCACCAGGCATCATTGA